A part of bacterium genomic DNA contains:
- a CDS encoding acetate/propionate family kinase, with the protein MIPLRVLAVNVGSSSLRLDLWVLPGAAPETVLEAVGVGGPHATVSIGGHAEESGAFADHAAALDALLARLPQPVRLDRIGHRVVHGGPRYREPVWVDDRVLADLEALAGLVPLHIPPAVQAIRHLMRRLPHIPEAAVFDTAFHSGLPPQASEYAVPAAWRTWGVRRYGFHGLACADAVSQLGPQLRELAVLLHLGAGCSATALRGGRSVDTTMGLTPLEGLVMGTRCGDLDPGILTYLQRAHGLSVEQIDHALNHDCGLLGLSEVSGDMRTLLDRVGAPRVRLAIDLFCYRAAKAVGAMSVALGGCHQIIFTGGIGEHAPPIRTRIVGQLEFFGVRLDEDANAANAPVISHPHSAITVNVVRIDEGRQIAFETARLAGCG; encoded by the coding sequence ATGATCCCCCTGCGCGTCTTGGCGGTGAACGTCGGTTCCTCGTCCCTGCGGCTCGACCTTTGGGTCCTTCCCGGGGCGGCTCCGGAGACCGTGCTGGAGGCCGTCGGGGTCGGCGGGCCGCATGCGACCGTTTCGATCGGCGGCCACGCCGAAGAGTCGGGCGCGTTCGCGGACCACGCGGCGGCCTTGGACGCGTTGCTGGCCCGCCTCCCGCAGCCGGTGCGCCTGGACCGAATCGGCCACCGGGTCGTGCACGGAGGACCACGCTACCGGGAACCGGTGTGGGTGGACGACCGCGTGCTCGCGGATCTGGAGGCGTTGGCCGGGCTCGTTCCGCTGCACATCCCACCTGCGGTACAGGCGATCCGGCATCTGATGCGGAGGCTCCCGCACATCCCCGAGGCTGCCGTGTTTGATACGGCGTTTCACTCGGGCCTGCCTCCGCAGGCCAGCGAATACGCCGTGCCCGCGGCCTGGCGGACGTGGGGGGTTCGCAGGTACGGATTCCACGGGCTGGCCTGTGCGGATGCGGTATCGCAGTTGGGGCCCCAGTTGCGCGAGCTCGCCGTGCTCCTGCATCTCGGCGCGGGGTGCTCCGCGACGGCGCTCCGCGGCGGGCGGAGCGTCGATACGACGATGGGACTGACCCCGCTCGAGGGACTGGTCATGGGGACGCGATGCGGGGATCTCGATCCCGGGATCCTCACATACCTGCAACGAGCACACGGGCTGTCGGTCGAGCAGATCGATCACGCCCTCAACCACGACTGCGGCCTGCTGGGTCTTTCAGAGGTATCCGGCGACATGCGCACCCTGCTCGACCGGGTCGGGGCCCCCAGGGTCCGATTGGCGATCGACCTCTTCTGTTATCGAGCGGCCAAGGCGGTGGGCGCGATGTCCGTCGCGCTGGGCGGCTGCCATCAAATCATCTTCACGGGCGGGATCGGTGAGCACGCCCCGCCGATCCGGACGCGCATCGTCGGGCAGCTCGAGTTCTTCGGCGTCCGGCTGGACGAGGACGCCAATGCCGCGAATGCGCCGGTCATCTCGCACCCGCACAGCGCGATCACGGTCAACGTGGTGCGGATCGATGAAGGCCGCCAGATCGCTTTCGAGACCGCACGACTGGCGGGGTGCGGATAG
- a CDS encoding glycosyl hydrolase, giving the protein MIQLYVATGDAIAVVRRQNGRWQAHLKMERLPTQCVALDPLAPEVAYCGTFGQGLWRSRDAGVSWEPVGEGIPHGEVMAVAVSPLERAASGGLVWAGTEPSALFCSEDEGRTWKERPALRGLPSASTWSFPPRPWTHHVRWIAPDPVVQGRLFVAIELGGVMRTLDGGVTWEDRKPGSQADAHTLATHPLAPGRVYEAAGGGYAESRTGGATWTSDDEGLSHFYLWGLAVDPGDPDTVVVSAARGPFEAHQSDGARSTVYRRGRGSRWQEARDGLPDPRGRRVITLAAHAAEPGVFYAA; this is encoded by the coding sequence ATGATCCAACTCTACGTGGCCACCGGCGACGCGATTGCCGTAGTTCGGCGTCAGAATGGGCGGTGGCAGGCTCATCTGAAAATGGAGCGATTGCCGACCCAGTGCGTCGCACTCGATCCCCTGGCCCCGGAGGTGGCGTACTGCGGGACGTTTGGCCAGGGGCTGTGGCGCAGCCGCGACGCGGGGGTCTCCTGGGAGCCGGTGGGGGAGGGGATTCCGCACGGCGAGGTGATGGCGGTCGCCGTGAGCCCCTTGGAGCGCGCCGCCTCGGGCGGGCTGGTCTGGGCGGGGACCGAGCCGAGCGCGTTATTTTGCTCAGAGGATGAAGGTCGTACGTGGAAAGAACGGCCGGCGCTGCGCGGTCTCCCATCGGCCTCGACATGGAGCTTCCCGCCGCGTCCGTGGACCCACCACGTTCGCTGGATCGCCCCCGACCCCGTAGTCCAGGGACGTCTCTTCGTCGCGATCGAGCTCGGCGGCGTCATGCGGACCCTGGATGGCGGGGTGACGTGGGAAGATCGAAAACCCGGTTCGCAGGCCGACGCCCACACCTTGGCCACGCATCCTCTCGCCCCCGGCCGGGTCTATGAGGCCGCGGGGGGAGGGTACGCGGAGAGCCGGACCGGTGGAGCGACCTGGACGAGCGACGACGAAGGGCTGAGTCACTTCTACCTCTGGGGCCTTGCGGTCGATCCTGGGGATCCCGACACGGTCGTGGTGTCGGCGGCGCGCGGTCCGTTCGAGGCGCATCAGTCGGATGGTGCCCGATCGACGGTGTACCGAAGGGGCAGAGGGAGTCGGTGGCAAGAGGCCCGCGATGGCTTGCCTGACCCGCGGGGCCGGCGAGTCATTACGCTGGCCGCTCACGCTGCCGAACCCGGGGTTTTCTACGCCGC
- the rsrA gene encoding mycothiol system anti-sigma-R factor, whose translation MGRERKTMDCERALQELSQYLDRELDAGASAEIAQHLAECRECFSLSEFERRLRSLVRRACESATIPPAIRQRLTDLVESF comes from the coding sequence ATGGGCAGAGAGCGGAAGACGATGGACTGTGAACGGGCGCTACAAGAATTGTCGCAATACCTTGACAGAGAGCTGGATGCGGGTGCGTCTGCGGAGATCGCACAGCATCTGGCGGAATGCCGCGAGTGCTTCTCGCTCTCCGAGTTTGAACGACGGCTGAGGAGTCTCGTTCGCCGGGCGTGTGAATCGGCAACGATTCCGCCGGCGATCCGGCAGCGCCTCACCGACCTCGTGGAATCGTTCTAG
- a CDS encoding biotin/lipoyl-binding protein: protein MQRRPISYGVIGVLAAVGLGLAASATAQRAPVAVRAAIAGDVVATQLVQPGQTVKQGDPLVFVKPPTRTEPALAAVAPVDGRVTRVTVHPGSHVNIGDIVAVIQPQ from the coding sequence GTGCAGCGCAGGCCCATCTCCTACGGGGTGATCGGGGTATTGGCGGCGGTCGGGCTCGGCCTCGCGGCTTCGGCGACAGCCCAGCGAGCTCCGGTAGCGGTCCGCGCCGCGATCGCGGGGGACGTCGTCGCAACGCAACTCGTACAACCCGGACAAACGGTGAAGCAGGGAGATCCGCTCGTCTTCGTCAAGCCGCCAACCCGAACCGAGCCCGCCCTTGCCGCGGTGGCTCCTGTCGACGGCCGGGTGACCCGGGTCACCGTGCACCCCGGAAGCCATGTGAATATCGGCGATATCGTGGCGGTGATTCAGCCTCAATAG
- a CDS encoding SIS domain-containing protein has translation MLREIREAPLAAARLQEREGSQIRALGDRLRRWNPAVVIIAARGSSDNAAVYGKYVLEARLGVPITLAAPSVITLLNGRLRVRKAVAIGISQSGKSTDIIAFLRAARARGALTIAITNAARSPLAQAAHETVITHAGDERSVAATKTYLNQAVALALLGAAWTRDRGLGHEIEAIPEMQRGVLAREADIARTAERYRYMHACIAAARGYDFATARELALKFMETCYVVALPLSSADLLHGPIALVEHDFPVFLIAPPGRTLAHLTDVATRLRTRRAETIILSSERQILRLARVPIQIPGRAADAIAPPVYGVAIQLLAYYLSRIKGINPDRPRGLRKVTKTL, from the coding sequence ATGCTGCGGGAGATCCGTGAAGCTCCCCTGGCTGCCGCGAGGTTGCAGGAACGGGAAGGATCCCAGATTCGGGCGCTCGGCGACCGCCTCCGGCGATGGAACCCTGCTGTCGTCATCATCGCCGCGCGAGGCAGCTCCGACAATGCAGCCGTCTACGGCAAATATGTCTTGGAAGCTCGACTCGGGGTCCCGATCACGCTTGCGGCTCCGTCGGTGATCACGCTGTTGAACGGCCGCCTGCGCGTCCGCAAGGCTGTCGCGATCGGGATCTCGCAGTCGGGGAAATCGACGGACATCATCGCCTTCCTCAGGGCTGCGCGAGCGCGCGGCGCCCTCACGATCGCCATCACCAACGCGGCGCGGTCCCCCCTTGCACAGGCCGCACACGAAACGGTGATCACGCATGCCGGGGACGAGCGGAGCGTTGCGGCGACGAAAACGTACCTCAATCAAGCGGTCGCACTGGCCCTGCTCGGAGCGGCGTGGACCCGCGACCGGGGGCTCGGTCACGAGATCGAGGCGATCCCGGAGATGCAGCGCGGGGTGTTGGCGCGGGAGGCGGACATCGCCCGCACCGCCGAGCGGTACCGGTATATGCATGCGTGCATCGCCGCAGCCCGTGGATACGACTTCGCCACAGCGCGGGAACTGGCTCTCAAGTTCATGGAGACCTGTTATGTCGTCGCCCTCCCCTTGTCGTCCGCGGATCTGCTGCACGGTCCGATTGCCCTCGTCGAGCATGATTTCCCCGTGTTCCTCATCGCTCCGCCTGGTCGCACACTGGCGCACCTCACGGACGTGGCCACGCGCCTCCGAACCCGGCGGGCGGAGACGATCATCCTCTCCTCAGAACGGCAGATCTTGAGGCTGGCCCGTGTCCCCATCCAGATCCCGGGACGGGCCGCCGATGCCATCGCCCCGCCTGTCTACGGCGTCGCGATTCAGCTGCTCGCCTATTACCTTTCCCGAATCAAGGGAATCAACCCCGACCGCCCGCGAGGGCTGCGAAAAGTCACCAAAACATTGTAG